One window from the genome of Thermodesulfovibrionales bacterium encodes:
- a CDS encoding dTDP-4-dehydrorhamnose 3,5-epimerase family protein produces MKGAEVFPDGEISGVLVREFKQHHDSRGWLAETFRTDELGDYRPEMGYVSLTFPGVTRGPHEHREQTDYFCFLGRFTLYLWDNRKDSPTYWNRMVIENADGLIVTVPPGVVHAYRNSGDTGGMVLNFPDRLYAGKGKKEPVDEMRYENDSASPFRVA; encoded by the coding sequence ATGAAGGGTGCTGAAGTCTTTCCTGACGGAGAAATATCCGGTGTCCTCGTGAGAGAATTCAAACAGCATCACGACAGCAGGGGCTGGCTCGCCGAGACGTTTCGGACAGACGAACTCGGTGACTACAGGCCCGAGATGGGCTATGTCTCTTTGACCTTTCCGGGGGTTACGAGGGGCCCCCACGAGCATAGGGAGCAGACGGACTACTTCTGCTTCCTCGGCAGGTTCACCCTCTATCTCTGGGACAACAGGAAGGATTCACCGACCTACTGGAACAGGATGGTCATCGAGAACGCTGACGGGCTCATCGTGACGGTTCCGCCAGGCGTTGTCCATGCGTACCGGAATTCAGGGGATACGGGCGGAATGGTCCTTAATTTCCCCGACAGGTTATACGCCGGCAAGGGGAAGAAAGAACCCGTGGACGAGATGAGATACGAAAACGACTCCGCGAGCCCCTTCAGGGTCGCTTGA